A window of the Tiliqua scincoides isolate rTilSci1 chromosome 5, rTilSci1.hap2, whole genome shotgun sequence genome harbors these coding sequences:
- the GJC1 gene encoding gap junction gamma-1 protein: MSWSFLTRLLEEIHNHSTFVGKIWLTVLIVFRIVLTAVGGESIYYDEQSKFVCNTEQPGCENVCYDAFAPLSHVRFWVFQIILVSTPSVMYLGYAIHKIARMVEHGETERKVRSKPFPMRWKQHRGLEEAEDDHEEDPMMYPEIELESERENKENPPPTKAKHDGRRRIREDGLMKIYILQLLSRTMFEIGFLIGQYFLYGFEVSPRFLCSRKPCPHTIDCFISRPTEKTIFLLIMYGVSGLCLLLNVWEMLHLGFGTIRDTLNSKRKELEDSGTYNYPFTWNTPSAPPGYNIAVKPDQIQYTELSNAKMAYKQNKANIAQEQQYGSNEENIPADLENLQREIKVAQERLDLAIQAYNNQNNPTCSKEKKPKGSSNKSSGSSKSGDGKTSVWI, translated from the coding sequence ATGAGTTGGAGTTTCTTGACGCGCCTATTAGAGGAGATCCACAACCACTCCACGTTTGTTGGAAAGATCTGGCTGACGGTGCTGATCGTATTTCGCATTGTTCTCACTGCTGTGGGAGGGGAATCCATCTATTATGATGAGCAAAGCAAATTTGTATGTAATACGGAACAGCCGGGCTGTGAGAACGTCTGCTATGATGCTTTCGCCCCCCTCTCGCATGTGCGATTTTGGGTTTTTCAGATCATCCTCGTCTCCACTCCCTCAGTGATGTACCTGGGCTATGCCATTCACAAAATTGCCCGGATGGTAGAGCATGGTGAAACGGAGAGGAAGGTCCGAAGCAAGCCTTTCCCAATGCGCTGGAAACAACACCGGGGCTTAGAAGAAGCAGAGGATGACCACGAGGAAGATCCAATGATGTACCCAGAGATTGAGCTAGAGAGTGAGCGAGAGAACAAGGAGAATCCACCCCCGACCAAAGCAAAGCACGATGGCAGGAGGCGAATTCGGGAGGATGGGCTCATGAAGATTTACATACTGCAGTTGCTGAGCAGGACTATGTTTGAGATTGGCTTCCTCATTGGCCAATATTTCCTCTATGGCTTTGAAGTCAGCCCAAGATTTCTTTGTAGCAGGAAGCCCTGTCCGCACACAATAGACTGCTTCATTTCAAGGCCCACAGAAAAAACCATTTTCCTGCTCATCATGTACGGCGTGAGTGGTTTATGTTTACTTCTGAATGTCTGGGAAATGCTTCACTTGGGGTTCGGCACCATCCGAGACACACTGAACAGTAAGCGGAAAGAGTTGGAGGACTCGGGAACTTATAACTACCCATTCACTTGGAATACGCCATCTGCTCCTCCGGGCTATAATATTGCTGTGAAGCCCGACCAGATCCAGTACACGGAACTGTCTAATGCCAAAATGGCCTACAAACAGAACAAGGCCAACATTGCACAAGAACAGCAATACGGGAGCAATGAGGAGAACATTCCCGCTGACTTGGAGAACCTCCAGCGGGAAATCAAAGTTGCTCAGGAACGCTTAGACCTTGCCATACAAGCATATAATAACCAGAACAACCCGACTTGTTCCAAGGAGAAGAAACCCAAAGGCAGCTCAAATAAAAGCAGCGGCAGTAGCAAATCAGGGGATGGAAAGACTTCAGTCTGGATTTGA